The segment GAAAATTCCTTTTCGAGAGAAGACAACGATCGCCTCGTCCATTCCTGTCTTGCCCCTATTGCGATGCGGCAGCGAACTTCGTGGTGCCATCCAGCTTGCGGTGAATCAGCGATACCAGCGTCAAGATGTCCAGCGCGTCCTGTTCGGACATGGGCCAATTCGTCTTGGGTGCATGGGCCAGCGGATTGCGCACAGCACCAAACAGTCCGATCAGCAGGTTGGCAAAGCCTTTCTGCTCGCTTTTTTCGGACTCGGTGGCGAGTGGTCCCAAAGCGAGAACAGGCTGCTGGCCCGCGAATGCCTTGTTCACCAGATCCGCGCCATCGCTGTTCAGGCCTGATAGCAGGCGAATCCGTTCTGCAACGCCTTTCGTTGCCTCAAACACGGCATGGAAGTAGTTTTCGTCCAGCAACTCGGCGCGGCAGTAGCTCAGCACTTCCGCATGAACGACACGGCTTTCCAGTGCGGCCTTGAGTTGTCCTGCACGGGCGCGCGCGGCATCGAGCGTCGTGGCCTTGTCGGCATGCCCGACCTTGCCGTCTTCGCGCATGTAGAAACCGGAGAAGGCCAGGACGACATTGAGTTCGTCGCGCCGCCAAGTGAATGTCACGGGGTCGCGGGCGTAGTTCACCGGGTTCATAGCGCGATTGATGAACATGATGAGATGGTTCCCGATCTGGTGCCGGTTTTGCGCGCCAGCCAGCGCATTGAACAACCGCTTCCATTTGGTAATGCCGGGCGACGTGTCGGCAACCTCGATTTCTTGCAACAAGCGCTCGATCTGCGTTCCACTCAGGCCCCGTTCGGTATCTGCAAGCACACGGCAAGCGGCTTCAAGATGCTGTGAGCTGAAAGGATCAATTCGCGTCGCCAATGTTTATCTCCCTCGTCAGGCATCAGATGATGGCCTGCAAGCCCTTGTCGGCGATGACGTTTAGCAGCTTGAGTGCCGGGCCGGTGGGATGGGTTTCGCCTTGCTCCCACTTGCGCACAGTCGAGGCCGAGGTATGCAGGTGCAGCGCAAACACCGGCTGGCTGAACTTCAAGGCTTCACGCAGGCGCTTGATGTCAGCAGCGCCAAACTCCCGCACTGGCGGCGGGCAAATCGCGTCGAACTCGCGCATCGTCACCTTGCTGATCGCTCCGGCTTCGTGGAGCGCCGCCAGGTCGCCGCGCAGCGATTCAATGATCTTGCTCACAATGCACCTCCAGTAAAACACCCGACTGCAACGCCTTCGACAAGGCTTCGGCAGGCAGTTCCAAGAACACCTTGCCGGCGAATTGCAGCGCCTTCTTCTCGTCCTGCGTGATGTTCGCCTTGTCGCTCTTAGGGAACCCATGCAGGAACACATAGCGGCTGCCAATCTTGGCCGACAGCAACGTGCGATAGCTGCCGCTCTTGCCTGCGCCAGGGCGGGCCACCCGCTTCTTGTAGAGGAAGCCTCCCAAGTCCGCGTCGATCAGACCGCTTTCCATCTCCTGAACTGCCTTGCACAAGGCAGCATCGGGCAGCTTCTCGCCCGACTGCCACCGAGCAAAGTCCTTGCGCTTGAGGATGGGCGTCATATCGACCTCCAAACTATACCCGTAACGGGTACACTTTTCAAGTTGGCGCGGTGAGGCCGCCCCGGAAGGGGCGGCACACCCGATTGTCGTGATAGCAACACGACAATCGGGGCTGGCAAGGCGGGAGCATGGTCGCCGGTCACGCCGTCGCCTCCGCAGCGCGGGATACGCCTGTGATCGTCTTGCGCCGATTTGCCACCAAATCAGCCGCTTCGCGCACCGGTTTGTCCTCTGTGTGGACGTAGCGCATGAACATCGCCACGGTCTTGTGCGCCGTCAGCGCCATGCCGACCTTCACCGGGATGCCGGAATTGGCAATGTCCGTCGCTGAACGGTGACGGATGCCGTGCGTGCCCACATGCGTCACGCCTGCAGCTTTGAGAGTGCGGCTCCAACCGTTGTAATACTCGCCGTCGGTCAGATGCCGATCAGGGTGACGCGGAGACGGTAATACATGGGGCGTCGTAGCATTGCGAGCCGCCGTCGAAAGAAGCCGATAGGCTTCTTCGCTCATGGGCTTGGACATACCGCCTGTCTTGCTGTCAGGCCACACCACCCGCCGGTTTTCCAGATCAATCCAATCCCATTGGAGTGAGACGATCTCAGAAAGGCGAGCGGCAAACTCGAATTGCAGGCGGATGGCCAACGGGATCACAGCATGCTCCAGGCCTTCCACCTCCAACTGGCCAAGGTAGCGAAACAACTTGCCCATTTCCTCGTCGCTGATCAGGTGAGTCGCCTTGCCGTTGGGGTACATCGGTACATGACGGCATGGGTTGGTGCCGTCAGGGCGATAGCCCCATACCTCGGCCAAGTTGAACATCTTGCGCATCACGCTGAACGTGCGGTTCGCATCGGCGGGCTTGTGCGCCATCTTCTTCATCATTGAAGCGACATCGGGCCGCTTCAGATCCTGCACCTTCAAGCGGCCAAGCATCGGAATGATGTTGCGATCAATGACGCTCTGGTAGCCTTCCTGCGTGCTCGGCTTGTTGCGCTGGCTGGAGTAGTCCTCCATGAACTTGATACACAGTTCCTTGACGGTGGGTGCCTGACGCGCTGCAGCCTTCTCTGCGGCAGGATCTCCACCCCGGCGCACTTGCGCCAGCCACTCCTGGGCTAGCGACCGGGCTTGTTCGACGGTCAGCTCTCCATACAGTCCCAAGGCAGGTTTGCGCCGCTCTCCGGCGTTTGTCCGGTACTGGAGCATGAACACCTTGCGGCCTGCCGGGGTGATCTTGCACAAGAAGCCAGGAACCAGGGTATCGCGCAGTTCGATGGGCTGAGCTTGGGCTTGTGCCGCATCGACTGCGGACTTGGTGAGTTTGATTTTCGCCATGATGACTCCTCGGAAGACCCGATTTCCAGGAGCCTGTTGGGAGCCAAGCGGGTGGAAGCCGGGTCAGGTTTCAGAAAGCACCGGCATATGATGAATCTGCCTAAGTTATTGATAAACCTGCTGTATCGAGCAACGGCGTAGCCCAGCGAAGTTCGGTGCTGGAGTCATGGTGAAATAAAAAAAACGCCCCGGCAAAACACCGGGGCGTTTTCATCGGATCGTTATGGAACGATCAATCTTTTTTCGCATCAGAATCCGGTTTCGGACGTGACGTAACCACCTCGTCAATCAGGCCGAATTCCTTGGCCTGATCCGGGGTAAGGAAGTTATCTCGCTCCATCGCGTCTTCAATCGTCTTGAGATCACGGCCGGTATGCTCGACATAGATCTCGTTAAGACGCTGACGCAACGCCAGAATTTCGCGAGCATGGATTTCGATATCCGATGCCTGCCCCTGGAACCCGCCGGACGGCTGGTGAATCATGACGCGCGCATTCGGCAGGCAGTAACGCTTGCCCTTTGCACCGGCCATCAGCAACAGCGATCCCATGGAAGCCGCCTGCCCCATGCACACCGTGGAAACATCGCAACGGATGTATTGCATGGTGTCATAGATCGCCAGACCCGACGTCACAACCCCGCCCGGGGAGTTGATGTAAAGCGAGATATCCTTGTCCGGGTTTTCCGATTCGAGATGCAGCAACTGCGCGCAGATCAGTGACGACATGCCGTCATGTACCTGGCCGTTGATGAAGACGATCCGCTCCTTGAGAAGACGGGAAAAGATGTCATAGGCCCGTTCACCACGGCTGGTCTGTTCAACCACCATCGGCACGAGCGAGTTCATCTGTGCTTCAATCATCGACTGCAATCTCCTTGCTGCATCCTAAACCGGTATGTCGGACGGATTACTTCTCTTCCGATTTATCGGCCTTTTTCTTGGCGGCCGGCTTCTTGGCAGCAGCTTTCTTGGCCGGAGCCTCTTTGTCTGCAGCTTTTTTAGCCGGTGCCTTCTTGGCAGCCGATTTCTTCTTCGGAGCTTCGTCTTCCTCTTCCGGTTTCAGAAGGTCTTCGACCGAAACGGTCTTGTCTTCTACCTTGGCGAGTTCGACGATGAAATCCACGACCTTGTCTTCATATACAGGGCCCTGAAGCGCCTGCAAGGCCTGCGGGTTATTTTTATAGAATTCAATAACCTGCTGTTCCTGACCCGGATATTTCTGGGCTTCGGCAACGAGGACCTTGTTTACGTCTTCCTGGGTAACCTGGATTTCGTTTTTACGGCCAACTTCTGCCAGCAGAAGACCAAGAAGAACGCGGCGTTCTGCGATTTCGCGGAACTCGGCGGTCAGTTCTTCTTCGGACTTGCCTTTGGTTTCGTCATCTTCCTGACCGGCTTCACGCGCCTGTTTGATCTGGCCGATGATGCCTTCCAGCTCGTTCTCGACCAGGCTGGTCGGCAGTTCGAAGCTGTGGTTTTCAGCAAGCGCGTCAAGCAACTGGCGTTTCAGTTTCTGACGGGCAACCGATTCGTACTCGCGGCCGTAATCCTTACGGATTGCGTCTTTAAGCGCGTCAAAGCTTTCCTGGCCGAGTTTCTTGGCGAGTTCATCATCAAGAGCAGCCGGTTTCTTTTCCTTGATTTCCTTGACGGTTACGTCGAACTCGGCATCTTTGCCTGCAAGTTCAGCCGCACCATAGGCTTCCGGGAATTTCACCTTGACGACAACTTCGTCACCAGCATTGACACCGGTCAGCTGGTCTTCGAAACCTTCGATGAACGAGCCCGAACCAAGTTCGAGTTCGTAATCTTCGGCTTTACCGCCTTCGAAAGCTTCGCCACCGATTTTGCCAAGGAAGTCGATGACGACAACGTCACCGGCTTTCGATTTGCGCTTGCGTGCGAGCGGCTCGGTGGTGCCCTGCGCTGCTGCAATACGATCAAGCGTTTCGTTGACTTTCGCATCGTCAAGTTCAACGACTTCGCGGGTCAGCTTCAGCTTTTTGAAGTCCATCGGCTCGATGGCCGGGATGACTTCGACAGCAATGGCGAACTCAAGATCCTTGCCTTCGTCAAACGAGGTCACTTCGATTTTCGGCTGAACGGCCGGGCGCAGGTCATTATCGTTAAGAACCTTGCCGGTGTTTTCGTTTACAGCGGATTCGAGAACTTCACCCATGACGGCCTGGCCATAGCGCTGGCGCAGCAGTTTCGCCGGTACTTTGCCCGGACGGAAGCCCGGAAGGCGAACCTGGTCTTTGATCTCGTCGAGTTTGGCGACGACTTTTTCTTCGATCTGAGCGGCGGGCACAACGACTTTGAACTCGCGCGCCAGGCCTTCGTTTTTGGTTTCAGTAACCTGCATAGATAACTCTTTTGCTTGGTTCGAATAATGTCCGTTACGCGACGCAGTCCGGACGTCAGAAAGTCAATATGACTAAACGAATATGCATCCTGGTCTTAATTTATGGTCAGCTTATGGTACGGGCGAAGGGACTCGAACCCCCACGGATTGCTCCACTGGAACCTAAATCCAGCGCGTCTACCAGTTCCGCCACGCCCGCACACAAGCATACCAAACACACCGGAAGTACCGGTGTGGGTGCGCCTTAATACAAACTTCGATCACCTCATGCAAGCATCGCCTTTTAGACAGATGCATTCAGGCCTGAATTTAATGTCCGACAGGCAGGATTTCTGCGTTTCACAACGCTTTTGGAAGGTACAAAAAACTATCGCGCAAGGCGCTTTACAGCCCCCGATGCGGCTATTCTACCCTGCCCGATATAGCTTTCATGGTTCTTTTCGATATCGGCAAGATCGTAAAGATAGTTGACCATCATGCCAAAAGACTGCTGCCAACCGGCTTCGTTTCCATTGCCAAGCCAGTTCAGCCTCTCAACCCGAGCGCCGTTGGTCAGATGAAAATGCGCAACAGGATCAAAGGCCGTCCCGCTATCAGGACGCCGGGCATTCAGAAGATACCAGCAACACAACTGCTCCAGTGCCTCGCGCGTTTCCGGGCTTACCTGCTCAGGCCGCTCCGCAGATGGTTGCGGTTCAAACAGATCTTCGCAGTCGGTAATTGCCGCTTCGATATGGACAGGAAGTCCTCTATTCGACTTGGCTGTTACACTGGGGCCCGCAATTGCGGGCAAACCGGTCACTTCGCCACGATGGCGTGCGTCGACCTGTTTTTGCACCCAGGACCGGAATCCCGGAATCGGAGACAGGGTACTGAACTGTTTAAGGTTCGGCAGGTCACGCTGCAATTCTGCGACCACCCGCTTGATCAGGAAATCGCCAAAACTGATACCGGCCAGACCAGCCTGCGCGTTCGAGATCGAATAAAATATTGCCGTATCGGCGTGCCGGGGATCGGCCGCATCTTCGTCCCGGTTGATCAGATCGTCGACACTGCCTGCAATCCCGTTGACCAATGCAACCTCGACAAAAATCAGCGGTTCATCTGGCATACCGGGATGGAAAAACGCAAAGCAACGACGATCCGATGCCAGACGCCCCTTCAGGTCATCCCAGCTTTTGATCGCGTGAACCGCTTCATAAGCAATCAGTTTTTCAAGCAGTGCGGCTGGCGAATTCCAGGTGATTCGCGACAGCTCAAGGAATCCGATGTCAAACCATCCCGCCAGCAATGTTTTCAGATCGCGTTCCAGAATGCCAAGCCCCGGCGCTTCGCGGCGCCATCGCAAAAGATCCGCGCGAAGATCGACCAGAAATTTAACACCTTGCGGTAATGAATTGAATTCTTTCAGTAATGACCGGAATGGCGGTACCAATGCTGTACGCAATTCTGCTTCCAGCAAGGCACGTTCGGCAACATCGTCCGCCGCCGTCCAATCGGAAACAACATCGGCAACCCGATCCCGATCGACATCAAATTCGGTGATCAGAAGGTGCAGGAATTCCTTTTTTCCGGCTTCATCAAGGCGCAAAAAGTCATGCCCCAAAGTCGCCGCCCGCGCACGTGCCGAAACCGCGCCACCGCGCCGTGCCAGACAGGCTTCTATCTGGTTGCGCCATCTTTCCTTGCGGTTCTCGTTTTCGTCAAAGCCAAGCCCGCGTGCGACCGTGCTGTCGCGCAATTCGCGCCATGCAGAACGCAGGTTATCAAGCGTTCGATCCAGAAAGGTCTGCGACATCCCATTCTCCAAAACCTGTTGTGTCGGCTCCGTGCAGAACCACCGCGCATTTGCAACAGCCTTGGCGTTTCACATTATTTTGTTTCCAGCCCGTTTCGGGCGATATCCACTGCCACTGCCATTGATATTGTGATCGCGGCGACATTCCGCCAGCCGTCGATCCAATCCCATCTTAATGACAGGAACACAGACCATTTGTGTTCGATCTGTTAAATCATTTGGGCAATGCGTGCCAAAGTTCGCCCAGCAAAACCGGCAGATGTTCCGGGATATCTTCGGCAATCAGCCCCGGGCCAAGATCGGCCCCGGCGCGGGCATGAAGCCACGCCCCCATGCAGGCCGCATCAAACATTTCCATGCCCTGTGCCATCAGTCCGCCAATAATCCCCGCAAGCACATCACCCGATCCGGCCGTTGCCAGCCACGGCGCATCAATCGCATTGATTGCTGCCCGGCCATCGGGTGCGGCAATTACCGTATCCGCCCCTTTGATCAGGACAGTTGCCCCGCTTCGCTTGGCAGCGGCACGCGCACGACTTAGCTTATCGCCTTCGATATCAGGAAACAGACGAGCAAATTCACCTTCGTGCGGCGTCAGGACCGTGGGCCCCTGAATGGCGAAAAACAACGTACTTGGTTGTTCGGCAAAGCTTGTCAGCGCATCGGCATCCAGAACCGTGCACCGACAATAATGCAGCAGCGGAATGATACGACTGCATGTTTCATCGCCGACACCAAATCCCGGCCCGATGATCAGCGCATTGTGGCGGCAATCCTTTAAAAGGTCGTCCAGACTGGCAATCGGGGCCGTCATGATGCCCGGGCTGTCAGCCGCATAGACCGGAAGCGCCGAAGGATCAGCAACAACCGTAAGCAACCCTGCCCCGGCGCGCCGCGCCGCACGTGCTACCAGTCGCCCTGCCCCGGTCATGGATGCCCCCCCCACCACCAGCAGATGACCACGATGATATTTGTGCCCGTCAACACCTGGCCAATGTATTCCCGCCCGCCAGATACCGGGCTCGTTCCGCATCAAAGACGGGCGTATATCGCGGATGGTCTGATCGGTTATACCGATATCACGCACAATTACCTGCCCGCACAAAACGCGACCGGGCAATAAATAATGCCCCGGTTTTGGACGACAGAATGTCACGGTCACATCCGCCTTGATCGATACACCGCGCACTTCACCGCCGTTACCATCAACACCACTTGGCACATCAACGGCGATAACCGGCACGCCACAGGCATTTACGGCCCAAACCAGTTCGGCAAGTTCACCTTCGATTGATCGGGCGAGCCCGGCGCCAAACAGGCAATCAACAATCAGGTCAGCCCCGACCAGCAATGCGGGCGAAAGCCTCTCGACCGCACCGTCCCAACGCCCGGCATTCAATGCGGCATCGCCGGTAAGCTTTTCAGCTTCACACAGTAATCCTAACCGCACCGACCAACCGGCATGACGCAGCAGACGGGCAACAACAAATCCGTCGCCACCGTTATTGCCCGGACCACATAGCACCGTTACGGAACGCGGCGTCCAGCGCGATACGATTTCTGCAACAACGGCCGCACCGGCATTTTCCATCAGAACATCGCCAGCCGTTCCGGCGTCGATGGTTTTGCGGTCGGCTTCATACATCTGTTCGGTGGTCAGGATTTCGAACATTTTCACCTGTCACATTCGGTACTTTGGGGTAGTTGCCCGATCATCCGAAAATCGAACAGACACCGGTA is part of the Thalassospira lucentensis genome and harbors:
- a CDS encoding tyrosine-type recombinase/integrase, with product MAKIKLTKSAVDAAQAQAQPIELRDTLVPGFLCKITPAGRKVFMLQYRTNAGERRKPALGLYGELTVEQARSLAQEWLAQVRRGGDPAAEKAAARQAPTVKELCIKFMEDYSSQRNKPSTQEGYQSVIDRNIIPMLGRLKVQDLKRPDVASMMKKMAHKPADANRTFSVMRKMFNLAEVWGYRPDGTNPCRHVPMYPNGKATHLISDEEMGKLFRYLGQLEVEGLEHAVIPLAIRLQFEFAARLSEIVSLQWDWIDLENRRVVWPDSKTGGMSKPMSEEAYRLLSTAARNATTPHVLPSPRHPDRHLTDGEYYNGWSRTLKAAGVTHVGTHGIRHRSATDIANSGIPVKVGMALTAHKTVAMFMRYVHTEDKPVREAADLVANRRKTITGVSRAAEATA
- the clpP gene encoding ATP-dependent Clp endopeptidase proteolytic subunit ClpP; amino-acid sequence: MIEAQMNSLVPMVVEQTSRGERAYDIFSRLLKERIVFINGQVHDGMSSLICAQLLHLESENPDKDISLYINSPGGVVTSGLAIYDTMQYIRCDVSTVCMGQAASMGSLLLMAGAKGKRYCLPNARVMIHQPSGGFQGQASDIEIHAREILALRQRLNEIYVEHTGRDLKTIEDAMERDNFLTPDQAKEFGLIDEVVTSRPKPDSDAKKD
- a CDS encoding type II toxin-antitoxin system RelE/ParE family toxin gives rise to the protein MTPILKRKDFARWQSGEKLPDAALCKAVQEMESGLIDADLGGFLYKKRVARPGAGKSGSYRTLLSAKIGSRYVFLHGFPKSDKANITQDEKKALQFAGKVFLELPAEALSKALQSGVLLEVHCEQDH
- a CDS encoding helix-turn-helix domain-containing protein, with the translated sequence MSKIIESLRGDLAALHEAGAISKVTMREFDAICPPPVREFGAADIKRLREALKFSQPVFALHLHTSASTVRKWEQGETHPTGPALKLLNVIADKGLQAII
- a CDS encoding TIGR02391 family protein — translated: MATRIDPFSSQHLEAACRVLADTERGLSGTQIERLLQEIEVADTSPGITKWKRLFNALAGAQNRHQIGNHLIMFINRAMNPVNYARDPVTFTWRRDELNVVLAFSGFYMREDGKVGHADKATTLDAARARAGQLKAALESRVVHAEVLSYCRAELLDENYFHAVFEATKGVAERIRLLSGLNSDGADLVNKAFAGQQPVLALGPLATESEKSEQKGFANLLIGLFGAVRNPLAHAPKTNWPMSEQDALDILTLVSLIHRKLDGTTKFAAASQ
- a CDS encoding malonyl-CoA decarboxylase, producing MSQTFLDRTLDNLRSAWRELRDSTVARGLGFDENENRKERWRNQIEACLARRGGAVSARARAATLGHDFLRLDEAGKKEFLHLLITEFDVDRDRVADVVSDWTAADDVAERALLEAELRTALVPPFRSLLKEFNSLPQGVKFLVDLRADLLRWRREAPGLGILERDLKTLLAGWFDIGFLELSRITWNSPAALLEKLIAYEAVHAIKSWDDLKGRLASDRRCFAFFHPGMPDEPLIFVEVALVNGIAGSVDDLINRDEDAADPRHADTAIFYSISNAQAGLAGISFGDFLIKRVVAELQRDLPNLKQFSTLSPIPGFRSWVQKQVDARHRGEVTGLPAIAGPSVTAKSNRGLPVHIEAAITDCEDLFEPQPSAERPEQVSPETREALEQLCCWYLLNARRPDSGTAFDPVAHFHLTNGARVERLNWLGNGNEAGWQQSFGMMVNYLYDLADIEKNHESYIGQGRIAASGAVKRLAR
- a CDS encoding NAD(P)H-hydrate dehydratase; translation: MFEILTTEQMYEADRKTIDAGTAGDVLMENAGAAVVAEIVSRWTPRSVTVLCGPGNNGGDGFVVARLLRHAGWSVRLGLLCEAEKLTGDAALNAGRWDGAVERLSPALLVGADLIVDCLFGAGLARSIEGELAELVWAVNACGVPVIAVDVPSGVDGNGGEVRGVSIKADVTVTFCRPKPGHYLLPGRVLCGQVIVRDIGITDQTIRDIRPSLMRNEPGIWRAGIHWPGVDGHKYHRGHLLVVGGASMTGAGRLVARAARRAGAGLLTVVADPSALPVYAADSPGIMTAPIASLDDLLKDCRHNALIIGPGFGVGDETCSRIIPLLHYCRCTVLDADALTSFAEQPSTLFFAIQGPTVLTPHEGEFARLFPDIEGDKLSRARAAAKRSGATVLIKGADTVIAAPDGRAAINAIDAPWLATAGSGDVLAGIIGGLMAQGMEMFDAACMGAWLHARAGADLGPGLIAEDIPEHLPVLLGELWHALPK
- the tig gene encoding trigger factor, with translation MQVTETKNEGLAREFKVVVPAAQIEEKVVAKLDEIKDQVRLPGFRPGKVPAKLLRQRYGQAVMGEVLESAVNENTGKVLNDNDLRPAVQPKIEVTSFDEGKDLEFAIAVEVIPAIEPMDFKKLKLTREVVELDDAKVNETLDRIAAAQGTTEPLARKRKSKAGDVVVIDFLGKIGGEAFEGGKAEDYELELGSGSFIEGFEDQLTGVNAGDEVVVKVKFPEAYGAAELAGKDAEFDVTVKEIKEKKPAALDDELAKKLGQESFDALKDAIRKDYGREYESVARQKLKRQLLDALAENHSFELPTSLVENELEGIIGQIKQAREAGQEDDETKGKSEEELTAEFREIAERRVLLGLLLAEVGRKNEIQVTQEDVNKVLVAEAQKYPGQEQQVIEFYKNNPQALQALQGPVYEDKVVDFIVELAKVEDKTVSVEDLLKPEEEDEAPKKKSAAKKAPAKKAADKEAPAKKAAAKKPAAKKKADKSEEK